CCAATAAGGCCTCCatgccttattttaattatgGTGTTtctgacacagagaaacaaaaacaagCTGGAATATATCCAAAGGAAAGCAGCTACTATGATAATGATGTTAGAAGGAAAAGCATGAGGAAGAGTCAGGAGCatttgttaattttagctttcAGGTAGATCTAGCAGCTATTTTCAAGTATCTGAGAGGTACCTGGAGACTATTGGTCATGTAGAAGATGAAAATTGAGTTGTTCCtggagaaagaacaggaagtaaCATGTTTCAATTACAAGATGATAGATTTCAGTTGGACATCTGGAAAATACTATcctaatcaggggtgaaattcagcaggtcctgacaggttctagagaaccagtagccaaacgtttgagtaattcggagaactgacaaataccacctctggctggccccagtgtgaggtgggaatggagattttatagtatccttcccctgccacacccaccaagccacgcccacagaaccagtagtttaaaaaaatgaatttcaccactgatcctaATGATAAGAATTGTTCAACAATAAAATAGACTGATTTAGGTGAACTCTCTTTCACTAGAGATATTTAAACTGAGACTGTTTTTCAGGGAAGTCATAATAGTGTATTACTATATTGGGTAGGATGTTGGATTAGATGATCTTCAAGATCTGTTCCAACTTTTCACTGTATATTATCTTACCTCCTGGCTATTCTCATAGTAGGCATTTAATGTATCATTGCTAAAACAGAATTTTCAGTATTGCTGTCTTTATTTGAACTTCCCTGAAAACCTTGGAGAATTACATACCTGTTTCTAAAGTTTTGAAATTTTGAGAAAACATTGAGTTTCTGTGTAGCAATAATGTGAGAAGTAATGGATCATATTCATAATTACATAAATTCCATCAATATAATTTCTTTTGCTCTCTATCAGCCCTTCAAAGTGACCAGTCAGGAAATAGAAACTGAAAGGATTACAGGACTGCAATGTAATTGTTGTAAGGTTGCAAGGTTATTCTGTAATAGAATAGCATAATATTGAAATCTCTGCCTCCTTTATAACAAACAAAACCAAGACAGAGTTACTTTGAAGTTCTTTATCATGCCCTCTTATTTCCCAGGATTTAATTGCATTGTATTTACCATTATCTAGATTCTTTCCTCAAGGTTATCTAATCCTTTACATTCATTTCCAACCACCAGTAAATCTACTCTAACAGGTTTTGACATAATGCCGAATAGAGGGATCTTCATTTCACTGTTGGAAAATCAACCCTCTCCAGTTACCTGACTGCAATGAATTGAGTACAGTTGTTATGATATTTGTTTCCACAGTTTAATTGGTCAGTCCAGAATCTGGAAAGGATTGCTGTTGCTTCCACATTCTGAAAACAGATTTCTAAGTGAAGAGCTATACCAATGATTGCAGAATCACTAAGAGGCAGCAGTAAAGGAGTCCAGGGGACCCATACATCCATTTGCCTGCAGGCTAAAGCTGAAACTTTCACGCCTTTTCAAAAAAAAGTCAACCTGCTTTCCTTCACTGCTGACAGCCCCAGGGAAACAGCGCTTTTGTTCCCCATTACCAACTGTgccaataaataaatgcataagtaAAAAGAGCAAGTCTTCTCAAGGCATGAAGAAAATATCAAGGACCACATAGAGTTCATGGCAGCTGGGAGTTAGGAGAATTGAATTGGAATCAATTAGCTACTCAGTTACTGGAGTAACTTTTCACCTCTGTCacctgaaaaagaaaatattggatcCACTGCCTATAATAAGGCGAGGCAAGAGATGAAGAGGCAGTATACACCACAAAGAGCTCAGGCAACTACTTTAGAGTTTTCTATAAGCCTGCTGTTATTTAACCCACGCCAGAAGATAAGGCTGCTAATTACTGTTTAAATCCACATTTTCCTGCCTACAACTTTCTCCCAAAGGGAATAGCAAAGATAAAAAGGAAGGCTTCCCTGCAAAGCAAAGGTGGTTATATAAAGACTGGCTTTCTGACAGCATTAAGATCCAGCCATATAAGTATTGGAACGGAGGGAAAGCAGAGAAGAGTGCTGCTAGGGATCAATATTTTGACATCAAGATTTccattctcaccagctcaaacaATCCAAGTTTcttacaaacacacaaacacatgcttTTGATTGCTAACTAATTTAATTCCAGCAAGTGGCAGATGAAAACAGTGGTAACCTTCTCCCTCTGACATTCTTCACTGTTTAGAGCTCCATTCTGATTTACTGGATTTGGAATGTATGTAAGTTTGGTGCTTACCTTTATATGTGCACTTTATCCTTTCATGTTAATCAGAATGAAAGACTTTCTAAATGAATTTAAATGATCCCTACTGGGGTATTTAAAGATGCTGCCCCATTCTATAACTATTAGAGCACAAGAATCAGGCTGCATCTGGGGGAGTTGGTAACAAAACTAGCTGACAACATTTTAGTGCTGACTCCCTACAACTGATTAAGAGGATTAATCAGCTGTACTCAAAGATAGTAGCAATTAGGTACTTTTTTCTCATTCAGGAAACAAATGAGCTGCTCCCTCCCTGCATGTCTAAGAATGGACTTGTTTCCATTTTAAATGAAGTTCAAAGCTCCCTAACATCTGCTGTATCCTCTGCAGAGATATTTAAAACCTTTGCTCTGGCAGAGAAACTTAACCAATTGATTCATTTACCTCATAGCTTCAGTTTCACATAGCCAATAGCTGTCCCTGTTAGGAAAAACATCTGTAATAGTTAACTAATAAAATTTGATGTTACTGGATAAATTGACTCTGCTGCAACCTATACTGTTGATCAACCTACACCATCATTTACTGTATGGAAGAGATGGGGAAACTCCTCTTTATTCAGCCCAAGagccatggggaaaaaaatcagcctTATAACTCTCTGTTCCATTCAGTACTTGCTTACCCTACAGGCAATAGTCTCCTCCTACTGTGTCAATAGCACCCAGATTTGACGTGAATCCAATCTTCTtatagaattgaattctttattagccaagtgtgattgcacaCAAAAGGAAactgtctccggtgcataagctctcagtgtacatataagCAACAAGGGAGAAATTGTGATTATAATAGTAAAACACATCATAATTCAcaagatacaacactcagtgattGTCATAGGATGCTAAATAAGAAATCAGGATAAATCATAATatactaaataaaagcaattaaCATAAATCATAAGGTACCAACAaccaagttatagtcataagctaAGAAAATGGAAagttgagaaggataatagtaatacatccCTACTAGGTGGTTCGCCATCCCAGGGCATaaaacagtgttgtgggaattagttgtttagcagagtgatggcatgggggggggggggaatgtccttGCGTCTGTTGTTTTGGGATTCAATGCCCTATCTTGAGCATCATCTaacccagtgatgggcaacctttttggcatggtgtgtcaaaaatcggcaaaaaatcgagcataactcgcgttgtgtgtcacttcgacaaaaacataattttgcgtaatttatagtttaaactacaaaaatgtataattgcaatatataattgtatttaataaaccaaaaacaaattatttaacatacctgcttagtaacttctttgttcatcagtcgatttcgtatgttgcccttgatattattgaacttgtttggggtgccgtgaaccagggctatggagtgagcaatgctcaaacttgcagagtttaaatttgtagagcctttcataaatttaaggatggagttagattggctcttataaaggtgtagcttcctggaaatgtattccctcctttcatcctcacttttttccaagagctgggaatgattagtttcaatagcaatagcaatagcagtagacttatataccgcttcataggcctttcaggcctctctaagcggtttacagagagtcagcatattgcccccaacaatctgggtcctcattttacccacctcggaaggatggaaggctgagtcaaccctgagccggtgagatttgaaccgctgacctgctgatctagcagtagcctgcagtgctgcatttaaccactgcgccaccttggctcaaaatgtctatttatattccacgttctgcttactaccgtttcagtacatagaacgcaaaatgatctgccatttttttctataatgccatacatctcgctccatgtctcttgaaagggtcggccactgccactaccactccctttacttaacctttgttttttattttttgggtgctccatcagtgggccagtgacagcagatagaattatagatagccaattaggggttaactagcctaacaagctaacacaacctccccctcacttatctcagttattgtgggcaattacaagtccatggcaccccaatagttgctgctaatggcgctcacagttcccgttggcactccgctgttccctgctgtggtgcggtcgtaaccgacagtcccaggagtagactctctgtgccggcctgactggagagaggcgcgcactgttcccgtgctcctctcctgcgggtcctccctcgccgcgctgatgacgtgtgtgcgcacggcacgcatgccttaccagcagcccctgcgctcagaaaggggtggcggcgatacagtaagtgagtgcgggcgggggagatcacacgtcccacccacccccgttcctccagcacagattctctCATCCTCggtggccgtgcaggagccgaggatgaatcccatgaaatcctgtgcgtgtcaccccaaatggctacgcgtgtcagcactgacacgcgtgtcataggttcgccatcactggaatagaGACTGTACCAATCTGACAGAGCAGTAATTGAAATAACAgagcatattatattatattgtactcTATGCTGATGCTAACCATTTGCCAACAAATACCCTGGTCACACTAATTCCTTGTATCTCAAATTGTTACTATCAGAGCAATCTGTTTCTACTTCAATAACTAACCAAAATACAATTCCATAGTTTGCATAATATGCCATAACTTTTCATCTAATACTTCTTAGATGTTCTCCATTTTACAATTCTATTACTCTAAATTGGCTTACTCAAATTGCCAAATGCCTTACTACAGTGGCTTTAGCTTGTAGTCTGCAGACCCCTAAAGATCTGCAATGTTGTCACATGGGGTCCatgaaggctttaaaaaaaaattatgatttaaatcttgaattaagtTTTGGTGGTccatggccaaagtatttaaagggggtctgttgtgaagaaaaggttgaaagCCACAGCCTTGCTATATTAATTTTATGCTCAAAATTCTTAAACATATACTTTTAGTTGTATTGCTATATGATGACGTTTTCTTCTAGTCAGTTTCTCTTCTATAATACTGTAGGGtaacagaggggggaaaaaagcagtaGACTCTATTGATATTTGGTAAGTTAAGTGTGACTGCTTTTCAAAGCAGTTTTGCTGGCCAGTAACTGAAATACAGTAACTTACAGCTTATAAACAGCATTCTGGAGCATGAAAGATGAAGATGACTGATTTAAAAATATACTGGACACATCCTCCTCAAAAGAAAGAGTTCATTGCAGACAGCAACTTTAACATGTTATTCCTCTCAGCTGTGAGGAAAACTTTGCTCCAACAGCCATTTTCTAACTTACCTCAGTAATGTAATCAGCGAGGAAGGCTTAGGGTTTTAATGTGAGATAAGGCCTGTGATTGGAGGATTCCTCCCTGAAGGCAAAAGCCCAATCACCATTTCCAAGGTGGGCTGTAGCAGGGCTGGGGAAGGAGTCAAGTTTTGAAAGAAGGTAAGCTCATGTTTGGAGAAGATGGAGATTCTGCTCTGTTTTCACACTGAATGAGAAAAGTACTAGAAAAGAACCTTCACCTATGGGCTGGGCATGAGGCAAAGGCAACATCTTGAGGGCATGATCTTAAAGAACAATTAGCAAGCTTTTTTAGCTGCAGTGGTCCATGGATGATTTTATGAACTGTTATCAGAAATTAGACTGAGTTCTGTCTCCTTTAGCAGTCTTGGAAAAGCAGAATCCAAGAAATCAGAATTGCCAGCTTCAACTTATACAGCAGTTCAATATTCAGACAATATTGAAAACCCTGAAATTTCCTGAAGGTGTAAGATCATGCTGCTGAATTAGAATATAAATGACTCTATGCCTTTCCATCGATTGGTGTAAATTGTCCTTAAATGCCTTAAGTTGTGATCTGCAAAACTGGAACTTAATTATGCACTGCAGAAACTCAGCAGGTCAATAAAAACTAAGACTTTATAGATTTTTATTATAACTTTCATTTCTCTGTTTAATATGTACACATCTAGTGCAGTCAAGCACAACTGAAACCATTACATTCACATCCATATGCTAGTAACAGGGCGTAACTGTATTTTGTGATGAATATCTTATATCAAACGAGAATATGATTTGGTCTCACaatttgtgaatttttttttaaaatcaccatGAAAAATTGCATGTGAGATGCCAATATAAAGAAATGGTGCCCAGGAAAATCAGATTGGAAATTTCTATCTAGTGGGTTACATCTAATATTTAAAGATGGGTTCAATTATAACACCAAGTAATAATTTACTTAGGCAGTATTAGATGACTTTAGATTTACCTGGTTTTGTAGATACTGAGCAGTCAATTTAGATAATGAGGTTTAGTAGTTACTTAGTCGTACAGTCACCATTACTATATGGGACCACTCTAGAagatcagcagcagcagcttcaactggtccagaatgcaatggAATGGGCAGCAATGGGCAGGCCTCAGAATGCACAAATAAAAACTGGCTTTCTGAGCTGCAATAGTTGCCAATTTACTTTGGGTATAAATCAAAATATTGTTTGCTACCTGTAAAGCCCATATGACCTGATTACTTGAgtctgttaaaggtaaaggttccccttgcacatatgtgctagtcgttcccgactctagggggcagcgctcatctcagtttcaaagccgaagagctagcactgtccaaagacgtctctgtggtcatgtggccgacatgactaaacacagaaggtgcatggaacactcttaccttcccaccaaaggtggttcctatttttctatttccatttttttttacgtgcttttgaactgctaggttggcagaagctaggagaactggagctcactccgttactcagcgctagggattcaactgccaaactgtcaacctttctatTAGGTCTGTGAATCTGTTAGggcgtgtcaaatttttcaactttcaatttccaaacattgggTTGCTCAAAAGTTGTAACATCTCTTGGGGATtgcaaagatattttggttactttaatttaGATGtacttggtaagtaactacataaatataactttttaacattttatttggtTCCTTATGTATGTCTCAGCTTATATGATCCAGCAGGCTAGAGTACATTCTCTACTTAATCAATGTGATCTATCAGTACCCCAGAAGTGCATCTTATCTTCTCCATCGCACCACCTACCCTATGGAATGAAGTATCTCCCAAGatttaacacacacacccccaatttGCTGAAACTTTGAAGAGCCCTGAAGTCTGGGGTGTTTCCCCAGGCCTTTGCTTTGATTAAAGGATAGGAAGCTACATAGTTTTCATTTCATATGAACTGTGGTGGCACAAAATGCAGTATTGTaagtctacttctgctgactgctggctgcctgcaattcggtagttcgattctcactggctcaaggttgacagccttccatccttctgaggtcagtaaaatgaggcagCTGAGAGAGAATGCATGACATGCCAGCAAAGTCAAATTTAGgcatttttttgaatttttgacATGCCCCAAaaatttgccatcactgccctagaagaTAAGAAGAAAACAAATCTCGCACCCTAAACTGCATAAATCTGATATAGTCACTGTTCTTACAGGTTTTCCATGGTAATGTATATAAACAATATCTAACTAAGCATTTTATAAAGAGGGCCTAAGTATATTTAGCTGAAATAATTTCCAGTTTATTCAAATAAAGTACATTTATCCAAGCATGTACATTCAACATAGAACATTTCCAGAAACAATTACAGTCCATTTTCCATTCACAGTTTTTTAGTGCAAAGCACTAAAAGGCCAAACATGTTATCTAttcaaaaaagaatattttttttatttatgatcAACATTTTTAGATATATTTTGTACAAAAGGTTTATATGGACACAAGGCATTCCCTTAGCAAGGGAGTCAACCAGTATTTTACAAACGGCATTTCTTCTGATATTCAGTATCTGGCAATTTGACACAAATCACTAAACATTttctaaaatttttaaaaaagtgcacaAACCTGCCAAAAATTCATAATGGAAGGTGTGCTACTGTTTTGCTATAGAACTGATTATAAAATAGACAATAATGAGCAAGCCCCTCATAAACTTTACAAAAAAAGCCAAGTGCTACCTAAAGTGGTCATTCAACATTTTGtggacaaaacaaaaaaaaatccttgcactATTATTCTTAGGCAATAATTAACAAACtacaaaacaaatatttgaatCTGAATATACTACCAAAAAAACCCAACTACTATCTTCACAGGAATATTAGTGTAATGTCTTTAGAAGAAATCACTAAAAGAAATTTAAACTCTGGCTATTAAAGTGCTtgtgtgtaattttatttttttaaagaacaattaaaataGGGGAATGTGGGTAGTTTGTAAACCTCCATATGAAAAACTGTTGAATGTGCTAATCATTCAAAATCACTATAGATTTTGATAGTACAATTCAGATTTAATACTCCCCAAAATTACTCAACCATGAATTGAATTTAAAGCAAATGCTAGATTACAATTCATTCAAATTATACTAAGAAAACTGCTCATATacattcatttatatatatataaaaatattttaagtacatCACAAAGCATTTGCTTAGTAGTATATCACAACGAACATAAAATCTTTTCAGTAAAATCAGAATTAAGTAAAGACCACACCTAGGAAGCACCTGTTCTAGGtggtaatttcattttaaaatatttgcaaactttccttttaaaatgttcatttcatTACTAGCACTCCAGAACTGCATCACGTTTTCAATTTTAGGTgttatttttaatgaattttaattttgttgAAAATATTAGGCAAGATGTTACATTGTTTAAGAGTCAACACATTTAATCTGAAAACAGCTTATTCTCATATTACTATTCTAGATTTTAGTGGTTCTAATTTCAAATATTATCACATTATTTTAACTAAGGagaaatacatatataatataaacTATAACCGATTTTAAAGGTTTTCTGTTTATTAGTAGCATATAAGCTTACCACATAGAAATCAGATTTTCTCTGATAAGTTGGTTGCTCATTTGGGTAAAAAGTGAGAAAACATTCAATTGATACCCATAATTTTTGATCCAGTAGAAACTTTTATCTACAGGATAGGAAGGGACACCTTTACTAAAAATTCTGTGTTCTCTTTGTATCACTTCCCTCACTGCTGACAAGTCCTTTCTAAATAtggggaaaagggaaaaataagcTATAGGTTCAAAGGTCTAGATTATCACTGGTTTAGagatccatttttttattttataaaaagctaaaagaaaacaaaaactaacCAGCCAACCTTTCAACCAACCTGAAAATACCTTTCAAATGCTTGGAAACTTGTCTTACATAATTTTTAAATTGCCAGAACAAGTAATTTAATTGTATGAAGTTACCTTCAATTAAAGAAGTTGTTGCACCTGTTTACTGAGATACACTCACATTTCTCTTAAATTGAAACAAGTTTTCTCTGTCATAGGAATTTAAAAACACTATTCTTTCTTTAACTGCTGGTTGTCCAAGATTTTTCAATTAAGGGAAAGGTAATTTAGAACTGTTCCATATTTTCATTACATACAATAAAATAGGCTATCTGATACCCCTACCCAGTCCAAATTAATTATgtaaaaaagaagttaaaatttCGGGGGAAAATGACCAACTACCAAAAACACTCCtcaaataaaagatttttttttgagtGACAATCTTCTCCTAATACAAAAGGAATGGTGGTTTAAATACAAAAGTATTAACTCTAGGGTTTAAGAATTAtataacattaatttaaaatacaaatgtaTTTTCCAAATTTTATGCCAAAAATGATGTATTAAAGCAACATACTGAGGCGACATCACATCTATAGATCTTCAGTTCATATATGCTTGCTGTGCCTGGTCAGTACCAATGAAGTgcaaagttaattttaaaaatcattttgaacTATGGAACTATTAACAAAATATTATGCAAATactaatatataatattaaactTTGAAGAATTGTGTGTGTATTAACTTAAACTGCTTTTAGGTTCACTgccatgaaaaaaaatcttaaaacgcTTTTTTTAATGAATGCAAGAGTCTTTTACCGTCTGAAGCATTAGATCTATAAAAATGTGATTGCACTTTAAGTACCAATGGAAAATTTAGGCATGTATTTAAGAAGGCACTAGTATTCTTCAACAGACAAGAGCTTTAGATCTTGTACTTCTGCCTTTGGTTTTGTTGTCTTCAGGTGAATGTGTCACATTTACTTTATGAGTCTTCTTGTGATGTTCTAAGAAAGTCTTTTTGGCAAATGCTTTTCCACATTTATTGCATCTGTGCAGAGAAAAGTTTTTTGTGACTTTCACTTCAATGCCAACATCAGTtccttcatattttttatttGGCGAGTTAGAGGTAATGTCTTGTTTTGAACCATTCTGTTTACCTTCATCCCTCTGAGGGCCTCTTTTTGCCACCTTTTTTAGAATGCAGTCAATAGGTTTTTTTATTGCTCGGATTTCTAAACTTGCAGTTATCTTACCAAGGTAACGTGAAGACTTTTTATGTACTACAGTTATGTGTCTTATCACATCACGCTTCCGGCGTGTTTCATAAGTGCAGAGGGGACACCTATAGAATTTAACATAAATATTATTTCCATCTGTGTGCAAGTCAATGTGCTTTGTTAAGTTTTGTTTAGAAGTAAATTGGCGTTTACAAAGTTTACagtaaagctttttaaaatcaaagccAACTGACAGCCTTGGCTTCCTGGGCTTTTTGAGACCACTTGCAAGAGACTGGTTATTTGACTTTGATTTCTGACAGGTCTgcttaactttattttttttagctgGAGTTACATTCTTTTTTCCAGTGGATGATATGCCTTTTCGTTCAgtgggtgttttctttttttcactggATACTGCATTCTTTCTCTCAATGGATgatgtattttttctttcatttgaatTATTTATTCCCTTTACTTCATTCTGCAAAGAACTACAGATGGAAGGCGTAGATACTGTAGATTCTGCTGGTTCGATTTTCACTTTCACTTCTGCATTAGGCTTTCGCTCTCTTTTAGGATTCTTAATAGAAAGAGTTATCTTGTGAACAATTTGCATGTGCCTTTTAAGCATTACCTGGGAACTATATTTCCTCTTACACAAGAGGCATTTGCAAGCAGTTAAATTGTACTCAGCTTTTGAAGGCTTTTGTTTTTGTGTTCTAGCAGTTTTTCCAGAGGTTTTATCCAAGGATAAAGGCTGTCCAGGTTTTGTAGCTATATCAGGAGTTATAGAATCCCGTCTCAGTCCTCTATGAACTTCATCAAAATGCCTTCTTACATTGGCTTTTGTAGCAAATGATTTAATACACAAAGGACAACTTTTACCCAAAGTTACCAAAACATTCTTATTGCGACCCCTTCTAGATATCTGATTTggcctttttttaatttgaataaatttctttagttcttccatcttttttttatgGACTTTCCTAATATGACGGCGTATACTGCGTCTGGAATGAAATTCTTTTTTACACAGGGAACAAATTAATTGATGACCCGAATCAGAATTATTATCACATTCTAATTCAGGTTTTGAACATGGGGCAGGTTCTTCTGGAGTTGGCATTATCTTGTCAACAACTAAGGGAGGAGTCTCTTCAGCTTTTGTTTCTGAAGTATCTGACACTGGTTTAGGAGGAGGTTCTGTTGCATGTTCTGGTGTTTCTACAGAAGCTTGGTCAGGAATAGCGTTTGGGTCAGTGTTCTCCACTGAACTATCTGCCTTTGAGACATACTGAAATACAGCATTCTGGTTTGTTTCTATAGGTTCCAAACGTATTATATAATCTTGCTTGTTCACTCGTGGATACATAGCTTCTAGGAGATCAGTTATGGCTTGACTCTGTTTATCATTTATATCAGGAGAGTCTAAAATATAAAACAGAGTGTTTAAATTAGACAATTTTACAACTGTCActaaaaagtgtttttttaaataatataacaGTAAAGTACATTAAAACAACATTATAAGAGGAGAAGACAGCACCATAAATGCTCTTCCATAGACATTCAAAT
This genomic interval from Thamnophis elegans isolate rThaEle1 chromosome 7, rThaEle1.pri, whole genome shotgun sequence contains the following:
- the ZNF800 gene encoding zinc finger protein 800 is translated as MPLRDKYCQTDHHHGCCEPVRVLEPGDPPLLQQPFHTSKSGIQQIIECFRSGTKQLKHILLKDVDTIFECKFCRSLFRGLPNLITHKKYYCPPSLRMDDNSPDINDKQSQAITDLLEAMYPRVNKQDYIIRLEPIETNQNAVFQYVSKADSSVENTDPNAIPDQASVETPEHATEPPPKPVSDTSETKAEETPPLVVDKIMPTPEEPAPCSKPELECDNNSDSGHQLICSLCKKEFHSRRSIRRHIRKVHKKKMEELKKFIQIKKRPNQISRRGRNKNVLVTLGKSCPLCIKSFATKANVRRHFDEVHRGLRRDSITPDIATKPGQPLSLDKTSGKTARTQKQKPSKAEYNLTACKCLLCKRKYSSQVMLKRHMQIVHKITLSIKNPKRERKPNAEVKVKIEPAESTVSTPSICSSLQNEVKGINNSNERKNTSSIERKNAVSSEKKKTPTERKGISSTGKKNVTPAKKNKVKQTCQKSKSNNQSLASGLKKPRKPRLSVGFDFKKLYCKLCKRQFTSKQNLTKHIDLHTDGNNIYVKFYRCPLCTYETRRKRDVIRHITVVHKKSSRYLGKITASLEIRAIKKPIDCILKKVAKRGPQRDEGKQNGSKQDITSNSPNKKYEGTDVGIEVKVTKNFSLHRCNKCGKAFAKKTFLEHHKKTHKVNVTHSPEDNKTKGRSTRSKALVC